A window of the Serratia sarumanii genome harbors these coding sequences:
- the nirB gene encoding nitrite reductase large subunit NirB, whose amino-acid sequence MSRVKLAVVGNGMVGHRFIEDLLDKADKDQFEITVFCEEPRIAYDRVHLSSYFSHHTAEELSLVREGFYEKHGVKVLVGERAITINRDEKVIHSNTGRTVYYDKLIMATGSYPWIPPIKGSDSQDCFVYRTIEDLNAIEACARRSKRGAVVGGGLLGLEAAGALKSLGVETHVIEFAPMLMAEQLDPMGGDQLRRKIERMGVKVHTGKNTQEIVNGGGTARKTMHFADGSLLEVDFIVFSTGIRAQDKLARQCGLEIGRRGGIAINDSCQTSDPDVYAIGECAAWRDRTFGLVAPGYKMAQVAVDHLLGRENGFQGADMSAKLKLLGVDVGGIGDAHGRTEGARSYVYLDESKEVYKRIVVSADNKTLLGAVLVGDTSDYGNLLQLALNGIELPENPDGLILPAHAGSKPAIGVDSLPESAQICSCFDVSKGDIIQAVNKGCHTVAALKAETKAGTGCGGCIPLLTQVLNAELSKQGIEVNHHLCEHFAYSRQELFHLIRVEGIKSFEALLAKYGKGYGCEVCKPTVGSLLASCWNEYILKPQHTPLQDTNDNFLGNIQKDGTYSVIPRSAGGEITPDGLLAIGQIAKEYNLYTKMTGSQRIGMFGAQKDDLPAIWRKLLAAGFETGHAYAKALRMAKTCVGSTWCRYGVGDSVGFGVTLEHRYKGIRTPHKMKFGVSGCTRECAEAQGKDVGIIATENGWNLYVCGNGGMKPRHADLLAADLDRETLVRYLDRFMMFYIRTADKLQRTSVWLESLEGGIDYLRKVIVDDKLGINDQLEAEIARLRDAVICEWKETVEHPETQLRFAHFINSPLRDPNVQVVAERDQHRPARPDERIPVTLIDTEESHA is encoded by the coding sequence ATGAGCAGAGTCAAACTTGCCGTCGTCGGCAATGGCATGGTCGGCCACCGGTTCATCGAAGATCTGTTGGATAAAGCAGACAAAGACCAGTTCGAAATCACCGTATTTTGCGAAGAGCCGCGCATCGCTTACGATCGCGTGCACCTCTCTTCCTACTTCTCGCACCACACCGCCGAAGAGCTGTCGCTGGTGCGCGAAGGCTTTTACGAAAAACACGGCGTGAAGGTGCTGGTCGGCGAGCGCGCCATCACCATCAATCGCGACGAGAAGGTCATCCACTCCAACACCGGCCGCACCGTCTATTACGACAAGCTGATCATGGCCACCGGTTCCTATCCGTGGATCCCGCCGATTAAAGGTTCGGATAGCCAAGACTGCTTCGTTTACCGCACCATCGAAGACCTGAACGCCATCGAAGCCTGCGCGCGCCGCAGCAAACGCGGTGCGGTGGTCGGCGGCGGGCTATTGGGGCTGGAAGCCGCCGGCGCGTTGAAAAGCCTGGGGGTGGAAACGCACGTGATCGAGTTCGCCCCGATGCTGATGGCCGAACAGCTCGACCCGATGGGCGGTGACCAGCTGCGCCGCAAGATCGAGCGCATGGGCGTCAAGGTACACACCGGCAAAAATACCCAGGAGATCGTCAACGGCGGCGGCACCGCGCGCAAAACCATGCATTTCGCCGACGGCAGCCTGCTGGAAGTGGATTTCATCGTGTTCTCCACCGGCATCCGCGCCCAGGACAAGCTGGCGCGCCAGTGCGGGCTGGAGATTGGCCGCCGCGGCGGCATCGCCATCAACGACAGCTGCCAGACGTCGGATCCGGACGTCTACGCCATCGGTGAGTGCGCCGCCTGGCGCGATCGCACCTTCGGCCTGGTGGCGCCGGGTTACAAAATGGCGCAGGTGGCCGTCGATCACCTGCTGGGCCGCGAAAACGGCTTCCAGGGCGCCGACATGAGCGCCAAGCTGAAGCTGCTGGGCGTGGACGTCGGCGGCATCGGCGATGCTCACGGCCGCACCGAGGGCGCCCGCAGCTACGTTTATCTGGATGAAAGCAAAGAAGTCTACAAACGCATCGTGGTCAGCGCCGACAACAAAACCCTGCTCGGCGCGGTGCTGGTGGGCGACACCAGCGATTACGGCAATCTGCTGCAGCTGGCGTTGAACGGCATCGAGCTGCCGGAAAACCCGGACGGCCTGATCCTGCCGGCCCATGCGGGCAGCAAACCGGCCATCGGCGTGGATTCGCTGCCGGAAAGCGCGCAGATCTGCTCCTGCTTCGACGTCAGCAAAGGCGACATCATCCAGGCGGTCAACAAAGGCTGCCACACCGTGGCGGCGCTGAAGGCCGAAACCAAGGCCGGCACCGGCTGCGGCGGCTGCATCCCGCTGCTCACCCAGGTGTTGAACGCCGAGCTGAGCAAGCAAGGCATCGAGGTCAACCATCACCTGTGCGAACACTTCGCCTATTCGCGCCAGGAGCTGTTCCACCTGATCCGCGTCGAAGGCATCAAGTCGTTCGAGGCGCTGCTGGCCAAATACGGCAAAGGCTACGGCTGCGAAGTGTGTAAGCCGACCGTCGGCTCGCTGCTGGCTTCTTGCTGGAACGAATACATCCTCAAGCCGCAGCATACGCCGCTGCAGGATACCAACGACAACTTCCTCGGCAATATCCAGAAAGACGGCACCTACTCGGTGATCCCGCGCTCCGCCGGCGGCGAAATCACCCCGGACGGCCTGCTGGCCATCGGCCAGATCGCCAAGGAGTACAACCTCTACACCAAAATGACCGGTTCGCAGCGCATCGGCATGTTCGGCGCGCAGAAAGACGACCTGCCGGCCATCTGGCGCAAGCTGCTCGCCGCCGGCTTTGAAACCGGCCACGCTTACGCCAAGGCGCTGCGCATGGCGAAAACCTGCGTCGGCAGCACCTGGTGCCGCTACGGCGTCGGCGACAGCGTCGGCTTCGGCGTCACGCTGGAGCATCGCTACAAAGGCATCCGCACCCCGCACAAAATGAAGTTCGGCGTCTCGGGCTGTACCCGTGAATGCGCCGAAGCGCAGGGCAAGGACGTTGGCATCATCGCCACCGAGAACGGCTGGAACCTGTACGTCTGCGGCAACGGCGGCATGAAACCGCGCCACGCCGACCTGCTGGCCGCCGACCTCGATCGCGAGACGCTGGTGCGCTACCTCGACCGCTTCATGATGTTCTATATCCGTACCGCCGATAAGCTGCAGCGCACCTCGGTGTGGCTGGAGAGCCTGGAAGGCGGCATCGATTATCTGCGCAAGGTGATCGTCGACGACAAGCTCGGCATCAACGACCAACTGGAAGCGGAGATCGCCCGCCTGCGCGATGCGGTGATTTGCGAGTGGAAAGAGACCGTCGAGCATCCGGAAACGCAGCTGCGCTTCGCCCACTTCATCAACAGCCCGCTGCGCGATCCGAATGTGCAAGTGGTGGCCGAACGAGACCAGCACCGCCCGGCGCGCCCTGACGAACGCATTCCCGTCACCCTGATCGATACCGAGGAGAGCCACGCATGA
- the nirD gene encoding nitrite reductase small subunit NirD: MSQWITVCPVADILPGTGVCALIGERQVAVFRPYADEQVFAISNIDPFAQASVLSRGLIAEHQGELWVASPLKKQHFRLYDGHCLEDDSRSVASFASRVVDGIVQVAA; the protein is encoded by the coding sequence ATGAGCCAGTGGATTACCGTTTGTCCCGTCGCCGACATTCTGCCCGGCACCGGCGTGTGCGCCCTGATCGGCGAGCGGCAGGTGGCGGTATTCCGCCCCTATGCCGACGAGCAGGTGTTCGCCATCAGCAATATCGACCCGTTCGCCCAGGCCAGCGTGCTGTCGCGCGGCCTCATCGCCGAGCATCAGGGCGAGCTGTGGGTCGCCAGCCCGCTGAAGAAACAGCATTTCCGCCTGTACGACGGCCACTGTCTGGAAGACGACAGCCGTTCCGTCGCCAGCTTCGCCAGCCGGGTGGTCGACGGCATCGTGCAAGTCGCGGCATAA
- the nirC gene encoding nitrite transporter NirC — protein MFTDTINKCAANAARIVRLAKESPLGFWISSAMAGAYVGLGIILIFTLGNLVDPSVRPLVMGATFGIALTLVIIAGSELFTGHTMFLTLGVKAGTIRQSQMWAVLPQTWLGNLLGSVLVALMYYYGGGSLLPVDTSLVHSAALAKTTAPAEVLFFKGVLCNWLVCLAIWMAIRVEGAAKFIAIWWCLLAFIASGYEHSVANMTLFALSWFGNHSEAYTLAGIGHNLLWVTLGNILSGSVLMGLGYWYATPRAERPQAAKAAARQTA, from the coding sequence ATGTTTACCGACACGATCAACAAATGCGCCGCCAACGCGGCGCGCATCGTCCGCCTGGCGAAGGAGAGCCCGCTCGGCTTCTGGATCAGCTCGGCGATGGCCGGCGCCTACGTCGGCCTCGGCATCATCCTGATCTTCACCCTCGGCAACCTGGTCGACCCAAGCGTGCGGCCGCTGGTGATGGGCGCCACCTTCGGCATCGCGCTGACGCTGGTGATCATCGCCGGTTCCGAGCTGTTCACCGGCCATACGATGTTCCTGACGCTCGGCGTCAAGGCCGGCACCATCCGCCAGAGCCAGATGTGGGCGGTGCTGCCGCAAACCTGGCTCGGCAACCTGCTAGGCTCGGTGCTGGTGGCGCTGATGTATTACTACGGCGGCGGCAGCCTGCTGCCGGTGGATACCAGTCTGGTGCACAGCGCCGCGCTGGCGAAAACCACCGCGCCGGCCGAGGTGCTGTTCTTCAAGGGCGTATTGTGCAACTGGCTGGTCTGCCTAGCGATTTGGATGGCGATCCGCGTCGAAGGCGCCGCCAAATTCATCGCCATCTGGTGGTGCCTGCTGGCCTTTATCGCCTCGGGTTACGAACACTCCGTCGCCAACATGACGCTGTTCGCCCTCTCCTGGTTCGGCAACCACAGCGAGGCCTACACCCTCGCCGGCATTGGCCACAACCTGCTGTGGGTGACGCTGGGCAACATCCTGTCCGGCTCGGTGCTGATGGGCCTGGGGTATTGGTACGCTACGCCGCGCGCCGAACGCCCGCAGGCGGCGAAAGCCGCCGCACGTCAGACCGCCTGA
- the cysG gene encoding siroheme synthase CysG, with the protein MDYLPIFCQLQHKACLLVGGGEIAERKARLLLDAGAALTVNALAFSPQFHHWAEEGLLTLAEGEFSPALLAEKWLVIAATDRLEVNALVYQCANQQRVFCNVVDDPKRASFIMPSIIDRSPIMVAVSSGGKAPVLARLLREKLEAMLPQHLGKLAQLGGSLRQRVKQRFSSLGARRRFWERLFAHDRLAQSLANDDAALAERQLEQLFSERPEDRGEVVLVGAGPGDAGLLTLKGLQQIQQADVVVYDRLVSEEIMTLVRRDAERIFVGKRAGHHCVPQEQINQILLQQALQGKRVVRLKGGDPFIFGRGGEELETLADANVPFSVVPGITAASGCSAYSGIPLTHRDHAQSVRLVTGHAKADGGLDWATLAAGQQTLVFYMGLTQAAEIQRQLIAHGLPAATPVALVENGTSCRQRVIEGELGQLGALSLQAASPSLIIVGSVVSLRSKLNWFASEEPLAGLAQMA; encoded by the coding sequence ATGGACTACCTGCCGATTTTCTGCCAACTGCAACATAAAGCCTGCCTGCTGGTGGGCGGCGGCGAGATCGCCGAACGCAAGGCGCGCCTGCTGCTGGACGCCGGCGCGGCGCTGACCGTCAACGCCCTGGCATTTAGCCCACAGTTCCACCACTGGGCTGAAGAAGGCCTGCTGACGCTGGCCGAGGGCGAATTCAGCCCGGCCCTGCTGGCGGAAAAATGGCTGGTGATCGCCGCCACCGACCGGCTGGAGGTCAACGCACTGGTGTACCAGTGCGCCAACCAGCAACGGGTGTTCTGCAACGTGGTGGACGATCCGAAACGCGCCAGCTTTATCATGCCGTCGATCATCGACCGTTCGCCGATCATGGTGGCGGTGTCCTCCGGCGGCAAAGCGCCGGTGCTGGCGCGGCTGCTGCGCGAGAAGCTGGAAGCAATGCTGCCGCAGCACCTCGGCAAGCTGGCCCAGCTGGGCGGCTCGCTGCGGCAACGGGTAAAACAACGCTTCAGCAGCCTCGGCGCGCGCCGTCGCTTCTGGGAACGGTTATTCGCCCACGATCGGCTGGCGCAGTCGCTGGCCAACGACGACGCCGCGCTGGCCGAACGCCAGCTCGAGCAGCTGTTCAGCGAACGGCCGGAAGATCGCGGTGAAGTGGTGCTGGTGGGCGCCGGGCCGGGCGATGCCGGCTTGCTGACGCTAAAAGGGCTGCAGCAGATCCAGCAGGCTGACGTGGTGGTTTACGACCGGCTGGTCTCCGAAGAGATCATGACGCTGGTGCGCCGCGACGCCGAACGCATCTTCGTCGGCAAACGCGCCGGCCACCACTGCGTGCCGCAAGAGCAAATCAACCAAATCCTGCTGCAGCAGGCGCTGCAAGGCAAACGCGTGGTGCGCCTGAAGGGCGGCGATCCCTTTATCTTCGGCCGCGGCGGCGAAGAGCTGGAGACGCTGGCGGACGCCAACGTGCCGTTCTCGGTGGTGCCGGGCATTACCGCCGCCTCCGGCTGTTCCGCCTACAGCGGCATCCCGCTCACCCACCGCGACCATGCGCAAAGCGTGCGCCTGGTGACCGGCCACGCCAAGGCCGACGGCGGATTGGACTGGGCGACGCTGGCCGCCGGGCAGCAGACGCTGGTGTTCTATATGGGGCTAACGCAGGCAGCGGAGATCCAGCGCCAGCTGATCGCACACGGCTTGCCGGCCGCCACACCGGTAGCGCTGGTGGAAAACGGAACGTCCTGCCGCCAGCGGGTGATCGAAGGCGAGCTCGGCCAACTGGGCGCCTTGTCCCTGCAGGCCGCCAGCCCCAGCCTGATCATCGTCGGCAGCGTGGTCAGCCTGCGCAGCAAGCTCAATTGGTTCGCCAGCGAGGAACCGCTCGCCGGCCTGGCACAAATGGCGTGA
- the trpS gene encoding tryptophan--tRNA ligase, with protein MSKPIVFSGAQPSGELTIGNYMGALRQWVQMQDDYDCIYCIVDLHAITVRQDAEKLRKATLDTLALYLACGIDPEKSTIFVQSHVPEHTQLSWVLNCYTYFGELSRMTQFKDKSARYAENINAGLFSYPVLMAADILLYQTNQVPVGEDQKQHLELSRDVGQRFNALYGDVFKVPEPFIPKSGARVMSLQEPTKKMSKSDDNRNNVIGLLEDPKAVTKKIKRAMTDSEEPPVVRYDVVNKAGVSNLLDILAGVTGKSIAQLEAEFEGQMYGHLKGAVAEAVSGMLGELQERYHRFRNDEAYLQQVMRDGAAKARARAQETLAKVYQAVGFVPPQA; from the coding sequence ATGAGTAAGCCCATCGTATTTAGCGGCGCGCAGCCGTCCGGCGAACTGACCATCGGCAACTACATGGGTGCGCTGCGTCAGTGGGTGCAGATGCAGGACGACTACGACTGCATCTACTGCATCGTCGATCTGCATGCCATCACCGTGCGCCAGGACGCCGAGAAGCTGCGCAAGGCCACGCTGGATACGCTGGCGCTGTACCTGGCCTGCGGTATCGATCCGGAAAAAAGCACCATCTTCGTGCAGTCGCACGTGCCTGAGCACACGCAGCTGAGCTGGGTGCTGAACTGTTACACCTATTTCGGCGAACTGAGCCGCATGACGCAGTTCAAAGACAAATCCGCGCGCTACGCGGAGAACATCAACGCCGGGCTGTTCAGCTATCCGGTGCTGATGGCGGCGGATATCCTGCTGTATCAAACCAATCAGGTGCCGGTGGGCGAAGACCAGAAACAGCACCTGGAACTGAGCCGCGACGTAGGCCAGCGTTTTAACGCGCTGTACGGCGACGTGTTCAAAGTGCCTGAGCCGTTCATTCCTAAATCCGGCGCGCGCGTCATGTCGCTGCAGGAGCCGACCAAGAAGATGTCCAAGTCGGACGACAACCGCAACAACGTGATCGGCCTGCTGGAAGATCCGAAAGCGGTGACCAAGAAGATCAAACGCGCAATGACCGACTCGGAAGAGCCGCCTGTCGTGCGTTACGACGTGGTCAACAAGGCGGGAGTCTCCAACCTGCTGGATATCCTCGCCGGCGTGACCGGCAAGAGCATCGCGCAGCTGGAAGCCGAGTTCGAAGGCCAGATGTACGGCCACCTGAAAGGCGCGGTGGCGGAAGCCGTCTCCGGCATGCTGGGTGAGCTGCAGGAGCGCTACCACCGCTTCCGCAACGACGAAGCCTATCTGCAGCAGGTGATGCGTGACGGCGCCGCCAAGGCCCGCGCGCGCGCGCAGGAAACTCTGGCGAAGGTCTATCAGGCCGTCGGTTTCGTACCGCCGCAGGCGTAA